TCGTCCGTCGGCCGTGATCCTTCGCGTCCCACGGGGGTGTACTTCCGTACGGCGGGGGACCGGGCCACGGATGCGCACGAAGTCGCCTACTACCGGGCGGGCTCGGCCGCCTCGGCGATGTCGGTGGAGAACCTGGACCTGCCGTCGGTACGGGCGGGGCGGGTGCTGCATCTGTCGGGGATCACGGCGGCGTTGTCGGACGACTGTCTGGGGTTGCTGCGGCGGCTGACGGCCCCTGGGGAGGGGCGGCCCGTGGTGTCCTTCGACGTCAATCACCGGGCCGGGCTGTGGCAGGCCGCGGAGGGCCCGCGGGTGCTGCTGGAGCTGGCCCGGCGGGCCGACATCGTGTTCGTGGGGGAGGACGAGGCGCAGGAGGCGTGGGCGGTTGCGGGGGGTCCCGCGGCGATTCGGGCGATGCTGCCCGAGCCGGGCGTGCTGGTGGTGAAACAGGGGGAGGCGGGGGCTACCGCCTTCGTGTCGGCCGCGGGCAGCGGCGGGCCGGCCGCGCGGTTCCCCGCGCCCCTGGGTGGGTCCGCTCACGCTGCTCCGGCTGCGGGTGAGACCCACCCCCGACCAGCTACAGCACAGGGCACCTTCGTACCCGCCCTCGACGTCGACGTCGTAGCGACCACCGGAGCCGGTGACGCCTTCGCGGCGGGGTTCCTGTCGGCGACCCTTTGCGGCCTTCCGCTGAGGGACCGCCTCCGCCACGGCCACCTCTGGGCCGCCGCCGCCCTCACCGCCCCCGGTGACCTCGCCGCACCCCCGGCCCGCGACCACGCCGACCGCCTGACCGCCCTGGACGACGAGGCGTGGGGGACACTTCGACTCGGCCCCGGCTGGACGCAAGCCGACAGGGCCCCGGAGGAGGTACCCACCCCATGAGCCAGACCGTCGACCGAGCGCTGAGCATCCTGCCGCTGCTCGCCGAGGGCCCCGCCGACCTCGGGCAGGTCGCCGACCGCCTCGGCGTCCACAAGTCCACCGCGCTGCGCCTCCTTCGCACCCTCCACGAACACGGCCTGGTCTACCGCCAGTCGGACCAGCGCTACCGACTCGGCGCCCGCCTCATCGC
This is a stretch of genomic DNA from Streptomyces sp. NBC_00285. It encodes these proteins:
- a CDS encoding sugar kinase, with protein sequence MVTFLPTRAGRLADVPSFDRGIGGAESNVACGLAAAGHRVRWVSRVGADGFGDHLVETVGGHGVDVSSVGRDPSRPTGVYFRTAGDRATDAHEVAYYRAGSAASAMSVENLDLPSVRAGRVLHLSGITAALSDDCLGLLRRLTAPGEGRPVVSFDVNHRAGLWQAAEGPRVLLELARRADIVFVGEDEAQEAWAVAGGPAAIRAMLPEPGVLVVKQGEAGATAFVSAAGSGGPAARFPAPLGGSAHAAPAAGETHPRPATAQGTFVPALDVDVVATTGAGDAFAAGFLSATLCGLPLRDRLRHGHLWAAAALTAPGDLAAPPARDHADRLTALDDEAWGTLRLGPGWTQADRAPEEVPTP